In Candidatus Wallbacteria bacterium, a single genomic region encodes these proteins:
- a CDS encoding ankyrin repeat domain-containing protein — protein sequence LYLYNTETSRECSNEIRSLIDSGADMNAADVSGRTPLILSLIIGLDEIAELLVRTKGCSLDLCDRSGNSSLSIAITCGRDRIARQLIEDGACIDSSDSNGCTPLLLALAGGKKEIADLLLSKGSSVTAVRGRTAFPGNEDGFTMLMYAAKWSYPDVIKILIQRGARINDQSKNGSTALMVACEAKSVDAVNTLLESGADPNIRDQNGNNSLMRFLSSCRSDTDCAIPEALIRSGSDLAGKNGKGFTPYVLAVRMKRSDIADLIASKGIDPCPDRLSADLLLWSSAITGDLKNAGLAVSRGAELNYLDTAEQEYGCSGSPLQIAAGRANPEMVRFLLSKGAVVSLPDKHGETALLKACGSYGDSDKKQETISILKMAGADYDRELTYYNNRRYGHDLEYACSSGKKDDLLKYIGMKVSVNRSDEYGRTPLMLASEKAEHSEIVEILLDNGADPTARDLLGLTALDHAKQCNSEENYRLISQVLAKIYYDQDKSMSCKTKAESNDLSMTSSEVKAESATTSGTVKTILLGNNVKLEMVWIPPGQSVKGSVKGAYYEQPQHIVKISKGFYLGRYELTEEQWEAVAVTNPRFFYKGAKIPVNNISWDDSQEFISKLNQATGHAFRLPTETEWEYACRAGTTTEYYWGDKMDGDFCWYEENSGEICRDVGTRKPNAWGLYDMSGNESEWCQDWGVGGDYYKAASAASSQNQGDNPTGVQRGGSHYNSPINCRSASRLYNSRSPNGRDIGSGMRLAADEIP from the coding sequence CTGTACCTATATAATACCGAAACATCCCGGGAATGCAGCAATGAAATCCGCAGCCTGATCGATTCCGGAGCAGACATGAATGCAGCCGACGTAAGCGGACGGACCCCATTGATCCTGTCATTGATCATCGGACTGGATGAGATTGCTGAACTGCTTGTCAGAACAAAAGGCTGCAGTCTTGATCTGTGCGACAGATCGGGAAATTCGTCGCTGTCAATTGCCATAACCTGCGGGCGGGACAGAATCGCCAGGCAGCTGATCGAAGACGGTGCATGCATCGACAGTTCCGACAGCAATGGCTGTACACCACTGCTGCTGGCCCTGGCAGGCGGAAAGAAAGAAATTGCCGACCTGCTTCTCAGTAAGGGTTCTTCAGTTACTGCGGTGAGAGGGCGGACCGCATTTCCAGGTAATGAGGACGGATTTACCATGCTGATGTATGCAGCCAAATGGAGTTATCCGGATGTAATCAAAATACTGATTCAGCGCGGAGCCCGGATCAATGATCAAAGCAAGAATGGAAGTACTGCACTTATGGTGGCTTGCGAAGCAAAGTCAGTCGATGCAGTCAATACTCTGCTCGAATCAGGCGCTGATCCCAACATCAGGGATCAGAACGGAAACAACTCCTTGATGCGGTTTCTCTCATCCTGCAGATCAGATACAGATTGCGCCATTCCAGAAGCGCTCATCAGGTCAGGTTCAGACCTTGCCGGCAAAAACGGAAAGGGCTTTACTCCCTATGTATTAGCTGTAAGAATGAAGCGCAGCGATATTGCAGACCTCATCGCTTCAAAAGGCATTGATCCCTGTCCTGACAGGCTGAGTGCAGACCTGCTTTTATGGAGCTCTGCGATCACCGGAGACCTGAAAAATGCCGGACTCGCGGTTTCCAGAGGTGCGGAGCTCAACTACCTGGACACTGCTGAACAGGAGTATGGTTGCAGCGGGTCTCCGCTTCAGATTGCAGCAGGCAGAGCGAACCCTGAGATGGTCAGATTTCTGCTTTCCAAGGGTGCCGTTGTCAGCCTGCCGGATAAGCACGGTGAAACAGCCCTGCTGAAAGCCTGCGGCAGTTATGGAGATTCCGACAAAAAGCAGGAAACTATCTCGATCTTGAAGATGGCTGGGGCAGACTACGACAGGGAGCTGACTTACTACAACAACAGAAGATATGGCCATGACCTGGAATATGCTTGCAGTAGCGGCAAAAAAGACGATCTCTTGAAATACATAGGAATGAAAGTTTCAGTGAACCGCAGTGATGAATATGGCCGCACCCCGTTGATGCTCGCCTCTGAAAAAGCGGAGCATTCTGAAATCGTTGAGATATTGCTCGATAATGGAGCCGACCCTACAGCAAGGGACTTACTCGGTTTGACAGCGCTGGACCATGCAAAACAATGCAACAGCGAAGAAAATTATAGACTGATCAGCCAGGTGCTTGCGAAAATATATTATGACCAAGACAAGAGTATGAGCTGCAAAACCAAAGCTGAGAGCAATGATTTATCTATGACCAGCTCTGAAGTGAAAGCGGAAAGTGCGACAACTTCAGGAACAGTCAAAACCATTCTCCTTGGGAACAATGTGAAACTGGAAATGGTCTGGATCCCGCCCGGCCAGTCTGTTAAAGGCAGTGTTAAAGGAGCCTACTATGAACAGCCGCAGCATATTGTAAAAATAAGCAAAGGCTTTTATCTAGGCAGATACGAATTGACCGAAGAGCAGTGGGAGGCTGTTGCAGTAACCAACCCCAGATTTTTTTATAAAGGTGCTAAAATACCTGTGAACAACATTTCCTGGGATGACAGCCAGGAATTCATCAGTAAGTTGAATCAAGCAACCGGCCATGCCTTCCGCCTGCCCACTGAAACGGAGTGGGAATATGCCTGCAGGGCTGGGACTACCACTGAATATTACTGGGGCGATAAAATGGATGGCGACTTCTGCTGGTATGAGGAAAACAGCGGGGAAATATGCCGTGATGTCGGGACCAGGAAACCCAATGCCTGGGGTCTGTATGACATGAGCGGCAATGAATCGGAATGGTGCCAGGATTGGGGTGTCGGCGGTGATTATTACAAAGCAGCTTCAGCGGCAAGCTCGCAAAATCAGGGCGATAACCCGACAGGGGTTCAGCGGGGCGGGAGCCACTACAATTCACCCATAAACTGCAGATCAGCATCTCGATTGTATAACAGCAGATCCCCGAATGGCAGGGACATTGGCTCCGGCATGCGCCTGGCGGCCGATGAAATCCCATAG
- a CDS encoding FxLYD domain-containing protein → MKPFILLLILFSFRAFAEGTGEIQAAKPAEVMQAAGPAPAPTAQASTLQAVKPTAKPKTTVKHRRIVHHAKKTTGTADFLTFDSCPGIRITSTRFEKIGNIPYFTGIVQNRSDRTYWYLLVKVSLYNRDQNLVGLIMDNALSLGPGKTWKFMAEIEACGTPAAGRITDIYGGTMR, encoded by the coding sequence ATGAAACCATTTATCCTTTTGCTGATACTGTTCTCGTTCCGGGCTTTCGCAGAAGGCACTGGCGAAATACAAGCGGCCAAGCCGGCTGAAGTCATGCAAGCGGCAGGCCCAGCACCCGCTCCAACAGCGCAGGCCTCCACCCTGCAGGCGGTAAAGCCGACTGCCAAGCCCAAAACCACGGTGAAACATCGCCGGATAGTACACCATGCCAAGAAAACAACTGGAACAGCAGATTTTCTTACTTTTGATTCATGCCCTGGGATCAGGATCACCTCGACCAGATTCGAGAAAATCGGCAACATTCCATACTTCACGGGCATAGTCCAGAACCGCTCGGACAGGACTTACTGGTATCTGCTGGTGAAGGTCAGCCTCTACAACAGGGATCAAAACCTGGTGGGACTGATCATGGACAACGCCCTCAGCCTGGGGCCGGGGAAAACCTGGAAATTCATGGCTGAAATCGAGGCCTGCGGCACTCCCGCAGCCGGCAGAATCACAGACATTTACGGCGGCACGATGCGTTAA